The sequence below is a genomic window from Neomicrococcus aestuarii.
CGGTGACGGGGGATTCGGGTATGACCCCATCCTGTTGCCTGAGGGTCATGACCGAAGCGTCGCAGAGCTCACCGCGGATGAGAAAAACGCCATCAGCCACCGCGGGCAAGCTTTCGCCGCGC
It includes:
- a CDS encoding non-canonical purine NTP pyrophosphatase translates to GDGGFGYDPILLPEGHDRSVAELTADEKNAISHRGQAFAALVPHVQRALEQLTARPSATER